Below is a genomic region from Phycisphaerae bacterium.
TTTTCAACGCGGATCAAACGGGCACGTTTGTATCTTCAGACTCGACGTCCGACACGTTGAGCAGCGGCGGCTACCTGTTTACGTATACGCGGGACAAATTGTTCACGGGAGGAACAGGGCAGCCGATCGGTCGCCCCGTTCGTGTACCTTGGCCCACCGGAGTAGAGGCACAGGCGGTTACGACCCCTCCCCCGGGAGGCACGAGCCAGAATGCGCAAATCACCATTCGGCGTGTGGATGGCCGTCTGTTTGACATGACCGCTTTTACGGCAAAACTGCTGGCGAACACGGCCGGTGCCGGTGCATCCCTGGAAATCATGCCGATTCTGAACGGCGAAGACGGCTTCAACGATCCCCTCTACTTCAATGCGACAGGGTATTACAACCAGACGTTTTCCTACGATACATCGCCCAGTTACTTGGGTAGCACGGCACTTCTCACCGATTTCGAAGCGTACAAGATCAGCCTGTACGTCGATTTTGCGTTTGTCGCCCTTACTCTCTACAGCATGGCCGCTCCCGGGGACATCGACGGAGACGGCGACGTTGACTTGGGCGATCTTGAGCTGATTGAATCGTGTGCGTCCGGCCCCGGAGTCCCAGCGACAAGCGGTTGCGGGCCGAAGGATCTGGACTATGACACTGACACGGATTTATCCGATATCGCTGTATTTCAGCGCTGCTTTTCGGGCCAGGATGTTCCGGCAGATCCCGAGTGCAAGTAGACCACAGGTAAAGCGGGCATCTGTGCGGAGATCGCATGGATCGCCCAACAACCGGCTCCGCCCCTGCGGGCCGGGGTCCACATAGGCCGTTGCCTCTCGGCTGCCATGAACCACTGTTCTCGACGCAAAGGCAATGGTAACCCCGCTCCACTGCGTGCAAGTGGAATTTCAGCTTACCGGGCCTTTCTCGAGCTGACCCAGAAAACCCGCCAGCCGGTTCATCCCCTCGGTAATGTTGTCAACAGAGTTGGCATACGACAACCGCAGATAGCCTTCTCCTCCCGGACCGAAATCCACGCCGGGCGTCACTGCGACACCCGTTTCTTCCAGGAGCTGAAAAGCGAAGGAACGCACATCGTCCGTGAATCGACGTACGTTGAGGAACACATAAAAGGCCCCCTTTGGTTCGGTCGCCGTGGTGAGCCCCATGGCCGCAAGGCGGTCGAGCATGAGACGGCGCCGACCGTCGTATTCCTGCCGCATCCGCTCAACGTCGCTCTCCGCGTTGCGCAGCGCGGCCAAGGCCGCCAACTGCGGAAAATCCGGCGGGGAGATGAACAAATTCTGCTGAAGCTTCTGCACGGGGCGAACCAGCGGCTGGGGGAGAATGGCGTAGCCCAGTCGCCAGCCCGTCATTGCGAACAGCTTCGAGAAGCCACTGACAACAATTGTGTCGGAGTCGAACTCGAGCATGGACCGGGCGGGGGGGCCGTACGTCAACCCGTGGTAGATCTCATCCGAGACAATCGCGAGGCGTGAACCAAACGCATCGGCGAGCTCGCCCATACGTCGCGGCGTGGTGAGGGTCCCCATGGGGTTGGCGGGAGAGTTGATCACAAGGGCACGCGCCTGGGGCGTCAGCCGAGCCTCGGCTTGCGCAATATCCCACTGGAATCCGTCCTCCTCGCGCACGGGGACACGAACGGGTACACCGTCGAACGCCGTAACGAAATTCGGATAGCAGGCGTAATGTGGATCGGTGAGCAGCACCTCGCTACCCGGATCGAGCAGCGCCGCGAACACGAGCAGCATCGCTCCGGAACTTCCCATCGTAACCACTACGCGGGACGGTGAGATCTCCACGTCGTAACGCTTGCCGTACCACTCGGCGATGGCCTGGCGCAATTCCGACCGTCCCAGCGAGTGTGTATAGTGGGTCGCCCCGTCGCGAAGGGCACGTTCCGCAGCCTCCACTGCGGCGGACGGCGTATCGAAATCCGGCTCGCCCACCTCGAGGTGAATGACCGATCGGCCCTGCACTTCCAGCTCGGCCGCGCGTTCCAGGACCTCCATGACCAGAAACGGCGGCATTTCCCGTGCACGCCGACTTACCGGCGCCGTGCGGCGTGATGCCTGCGTAATACTCATGACCACCGATTCCTGAGACCCGACGGAAGATGCACACACAGACTTCGATACATAGGTCGGCACTCGACCTTTGTCCATGACGGCACGACGACCCTGGCAAATACGGCAATTTGCGCGTCCGAAGTTCAGGAACAAACGGCGGACGAGTGTCGCATTTCCGCTACGACCGGCATGCAAAAATCCGCCCAATTGGTCGCAGACCACCCCCGAAATTCGGGTAGACGCGGAGCGAACGCGGATTATCGAGCCTGAAAGGGCAACTGCGGCAAGCTTGCTTCCCGGCGAGACTTACGTGACTGGAGACGATGGGATTCGAACCCACGACCTTCGCATTGCGAACGCGACGCTCTCCCAGCTGAGCTACGTCCCCGCAAAGCCCGTGAAATTAACAGGACCGCCGTCCACGTCAAGCAAGCCTGCCACCGGCCCGCAGCGGCCCAATAACGCCAAGCCCGAGGGACCACTCCCCGATGTTACGTACGGGTAATGAGCGCCGGCGTGGCGCGAACATAGGCCTCGACGTTTGCCGCGTACGTTTTCATTGCCTCCGCTACGGCCGCGTCCTCATCCTCCACGCGGTCCGGATCGATGAGCGATTCCGTTAACACAAGTCGGTAATGGAAGCCCGGCTCACTGATCATGAAACCCTGAATGACCGGCGTTCCGTTGCGGAGGGCGATCCGCATCGGGCCGGATAGGAACGGGCGAACCTCGCCGAAGCACTCGACCTCTTCGTAGCGCTGGTGCGGCAGCCGCACGCGGGTCACATCCATGGCGCTGCCCAACACATATCCTTCCTGATAGCAGCGATAAATATCGCGTGGATACGTGTCCGCGTACATCATGCGCAGTTGCGCATACTGCGGAAATCGTTGAGCGAAGCGTTCGTGCATGTAGCGCCGCAGACCACCCTCCCGGCGATCGCGCACGCCGGCCACTTTGTACCCCAGCAGGCACATGAGCATGGCCGTGACATGGTGAGGACCGTGGTGCGAAAGCGCCACGTATGCACCGCGTTCCCGCGCCATCGCTTCGTCCAGCAAATGTCGATTCTCAATTCCGAATAAGCCTGCCGCCCGCGCCGGCGATAGGCAATCCAAGATCATGTAAAAGAGCTTGTCACAACGGGTTCGCTGGAAGTGTTCGAGCGTGGTGCTGCGTCGCTCCGTGGACGTCGGATGCCGGCCGAGTACCTCGGCGTACGATTGGGCAAAACGCCGCCGGCGCTTGTAATTGATCACCCACTCCAGAAAGCCGAACCATCGACCGAACGCATACAGCCCGCGCAGCCCCAGCAGGAGCAGCAGGCCGCGCGTGAAAAGGTGAATCAGCCCGAAGCTGAACCGCTCCCAAGCCGTCACCGATCGCTCCGACCCCGAATCCGCCGGCAGGACGGCCGACGAGGCGGAACCGGAGCCGCGATGTGTTTCCGCGGCCGACGGGCTGGCGGTTTGCGAAGCCAACGAACCTCTCCCCATGAATCGACAGGCGGGCGCCGAATATCCGTCACGCCTCCTGGACGAAAACGACTCTATCGATGCCCGCCGGGCCGGGCAACGTCTTCATGCGGTCGCCGCCGGGCTTGTCCGCCTCCCAATAGCGGAATGCGTGCAATCTCGCGATTTGCGTCCTACATTACCCGGATGATCCAAATCGGTCGCTACGAAATCCGCTCGGTGGTCAACGGCTGGATCCGCCTGGACGGCGGCGCCATGTTCGGAGTGGTGCCCAAAGTCCTCTGGGAAGAGTCTGCCGATGTCGATGACCAGAATCGCATCCTCCTCGCCACGCGCTCGCTGATCGCCATCAATCGCCAAGACCGACGCACAATTGTCGTGGACACCGGTTGCGGCTCAAAATGGGCGGCCACCAAGGCCGAGCGATACGGCATCCGCTCCGAACCGGATGCGCTCGTCAGGGCGCTGGCCGAATCGGGACTTACCACCGGCGACGTTACCGATGTCGTCGTCAGCCACTTGCATTTCGACCACAACGGCGGGCTCACGCGTTGGTACGACGAGCCCGGCGAGCGGACCGAGCTCTCCTTCCCCAATGCCGCCCACTGGATTCACTGCCGACACTGGGAACATGCCCAGTCGCCCCATATCAAGGACCGGGCCTCATTTCTTCGGGAAGATTGGTCGGGGTTCGCCGAGGCGGGCGTCCTGCGGCTCCTCGAAGGCGACAATCCCGAATCGACCATCCCGGGTGTTCGCTGGATCCTCTCCAGCGGACACACGCCCTTTCAGATTCACCCGTACTTCGAAGGCGGAGGCGGAGGCGGGAGCCTGCTCTTTACCGGCGATATCATACCCACGATTGCGCATTTGCGCCAGTCGTGGGTCATGGCCTACGACATGCTGCCCATGACCACGATCGAAGAAAAGGGTCGATTCAGCAGCGCGGCCATCCGGGATCGGACCTGGCTGGCGTTTCCCCACGACCCCCGATTCGGCGCAGTCCGCATCGACGGTCGCCCCGAAAGGCCCATCGTCAGCGAGACGCTGGAAGCCTGACGAATCCTTCAGCAACGTTTCGCTCTCTAGTGGCATCCAAGCTACTGTGCTCGGCCGCCAGGGCGCGCGCATGAAAAACGCGGGCGGCGTGAGCCGGACCCGCGCTTCTCAGCGTTCTTATCGAACCACTACGGGAACCAGCCGGACTCGCTGAGAACGGGGTTCTCGGAACGTAGGGATCGATTGTCGATCCACTCGCAGCAGGTAATTACTGCTGGGCGGCGACGTTGCCATCCTCGAACAGGTCGAAGACAGCGTCGTTGTCCAGGACAAACTCATTGATGGCATACAGCGCCGCGCCGTAGAGGAGCTGCTGCGGATTCAGGATGCCACCGAG
It encodes:
- a CDS encoding pyridoxal phosphate-dependent aminotransferase, whose amino-acid sequence is MSITQASRRTAPVSRRAREMPPFLVMEVLERAAELEVQGRSVIHLEVGEPDFDTPSAAVEAAERALRDGATHYTHSLGRSELRQAIAEWYGKRYDVEISPSRVVVTMGSSGAMLLVFAALLDPGSEVLLTDPHYACYPNFVTAFDGVPVRVPVREEDGFQWDIAQAEARLTPQARALVINSPANPMGTLTTPRRMGELADAFGSRLAIVSDEIYHGLTYGPPARSMLEFDSDTIVVSGFSKLFAMTGWRLGYAILPQPLVRPVQKLQQNLFISPPDFPQLAALAALRNAESDVERMRQEYDGRRRLMLDRLAAMGLTTATEPKGAFYVFLNVRRFTDDVRSFAFQLLEETGVAVTPGVDFGPGGEGYLRLSYANSVDNITEGMNRLAGFLGQLEKGPVS
- a CDS encoding MBL fold metallo-hydrolase, producing MIQIGRYEIRSVVNGWIRLDGGAMFGVVPKVLWEESADVDDQNRILLATRSLIAINRQDRRTIVVDTGCGSKWAATKAERYGIRSEPDALVRALAESGLTTGDVTDVVVSHLHFDHNGGLTRWYDEPGERTELSFPNAAHWIHCRHWEHAQSPHIKDRASFLREDWSGFAEAGVLRLLEGDNPESTIPGVRWILSSGHTPFQIHPYFEGGGGGGSLLFTGDIIPTIAHLRQSWVMAYDMLPMTTIEEKGRFSSAAIRDRTWLAFPHDPRFGAVRIDGRPERPIVSETLEA